The Corynebacterium pseudopelargi genome contains a region encoding:
- a CDS encoding MFS transporter: MDASMRRKVIVASTVGTTIEFYDFYVYATAAVAVFPILFFPANDDPTVGLLQSFATFGLAFIARPIGSLLFGHFGDRIGRKATLVGSLLTMGIATFLIAFIPPYAQVGIVAPALLALMRFCQGLGLGGEWSGAALLATETAQRGKRAWAAMWPQLGAPFGFLLANGFFLILVALTGYNKGDIEGAFMTWGWRIPFAMSAVLVIVGLVIRLKLEETPVFQQAVDSGKRVKAPVFEVFRTSKKPMIIGTFVMLSCYTLFYLVTTWVLSYGIASKELGKGLGIPYMDFLKLQLISIFAFIAGIPLAGQLADKRGRRRTLTIISLVMIAFGLSFSFFLDPEHATQASVLAFLTLGMFIMGMIFGPMSAVLPELFTTNVRYTGSGISYNVSSILGAAVAPFIATALTQQYGVQSVGWYLIVVSLITLVAVRIMKETRDYDLNEI; this comes from the coding sequence ATGGATGCCTCGATGCGCCGAAAGGTCATCGTCGCATCCACCGTCGGAACCACCATCGAGTTTTACGACTTCTACGTCTACGCAACAGCCGCTGTAGCGGTGTTTCCCATCCTGTTCTTCCCAGCAAACGATGATCCCACCGTCGGCCTGTTGCAGTCTTTTGCCACCTTCGGCCTAGCCTTTATTGCCCGCCCCATCGGCTCATTGCTCTTTGGGCACTTCGGCGATCGCATCGGCCGCAAAGCAACACTGGTGGGCTCGCTGCTCACCATGGGCATTGCCACCTTCCTCATCGCCTTCATCCCGCCGTATGCGCAGGTCGGCATCGTTGCACCAGCACTGTTGGCATTGATGCGTTTTTGCCAGGGCCTCGGCCTTGGCGGTGAATGGTCAGGCGCAGCCCTGCTTGCCACCGAAACGGCCCAGCGAGGCAAAAGGGCCTGGGCTGCCATGTGGCCACAACTGGGCGCACCCTTTGGCTTCTTGCTGGCCAACGGCTTCTTCCTCATCCTTGTGGCACTCACCGGCTACAACAAGGGCGATATTGAAGGCGCGTTTATGACCTGGGGTTGGCGTATCCCCTTCGCCATGTCTGCAGTGCTCGTGATCGTCGGATTGGTCATTCGCCTGAAATTGGAAGAGACCCCTGTTTTCCAACAAGCAGTCGATAGCGGCAAGCGAGTCAAAGCACCGGTATTTGAGGTCTTCCGCACCTCCAAGAAGCCAATGATCATCGGCACCTTCGTCATGCTGTCGTGCTACACGCTGTTCTACCTGGTCACCACCTGGGTACTCTCCTACGGCATTGCATCCAAGGAGCTGGGTAAAGGCCTGGGCATTCCCTATATGGACTTTCTCAAGCTCCAGCTCATCTCCATCTTCGCCTTCATTGCCGGTATCCCCCTAGCTGGGCAATTAGCAGATAAGCGGGGACGTCGGCGCACGCTGACCATCATCTCTTTGGTAATGATCGCCTTCGGCCTAAGCTTTAGCTTCTTCCTAGATCCCGAACACGCAACGCAGGCTTCGGTGCTGGCCTTCCTCACCCTGGGCATGTTCATCATGGGCATGATCTTCGGGCCAATGTCGGCGGTGCTGCCGGAGCTATTTACCACCAATGTTCGCTACACCGGATCAGGGATTAGCTACAACGTATCCTCGATCCTCGGCGCTGCCGTGGCACCGTTTATCGCCACAGCATTAACTCAGCAATATGGTGTGCAGTCGGTGGGTTGGTATCTGATCGTGGTATCGCTGATCACGCTGGTAGCCGTGAGAATCATGAAAGAAACCCGCGACTACGATCTCAACGAGATCTAA
- a CDS encoding class I SAM-dependent methyltransferase, with product MSTVDPLRWPAIANVPTQGRTRRRARKAESEFAYACEQADLSLEGPEADLTVLEDALFLRIADAGWLGLAESYMAGEWLSSNLPHVLQRLLETGYAPKSSARPKGLFDARATPVDLLRLSAGEGLFGYASVFSSGVPTTERVTLTPPGRGKMKHAQPLSVEVTTLSDPTIVERLDQADAQARALSTLLDFADVGTGTYLADLPAQTPAAALAAIARNATVDVMSCDDELLAELEAVAAQAQGAIEVCALPGPLPEPGRLRRRFDAVVNVDGVEAMDPGALKTWLHACEELLVPGGRVALQTLVGTEELKPLDSALDVLRAYLAPGWHGHSMESLLHAMNARPGLRPQEALVFGGHYVEGLRLQRERFEAHAREAAALGFDAVYRRLWIFQLALKEALLRAGLLDAVVLSATLQPRRGV from the coding sequence ATGAGCACTGTTGATCCGCTGCGCTGGCCAGCTATTGCCAACGTGCCTACGCAGGGGCGCACCCGCCGTCGCGCACGAAAGGCCGAATCCGAGTTTGCCTACGCCTGTGAGCAGGCAGATTTAAGCCTCGAAGGGCCTGAAGCAGACTTAACAGTCTTAGAAGATGCCCTCTTTTTGCGCATCGCCGATGCCGGTTGGTTAGGCCTTGCAGAAAGTTATATGGCCGGAGAATGGCTCAGCTCGAACCTGCCCCACGTGCTCCAGCGCCTGCTTGAAACCGGGTATGCGCCTAAAAGTAGTGCCAGGCCTAAGGGGCTTTTCGACGCCCGCGCCACCCCAGTTGATCTGCTTCGCCTAAGCGCCGGTGAGGGCCTTTTTGGTTACGCCTCGGTGTTTAGTTCTGGGGTTCCTACCACCGAAAGGGTGACGCTTACTCCACCCGGTAGGGGCAAAATGAAACACGCTCAACCGCTCAGCGTTGAGGTGACCACGCTAAGTGATCCCACCATTGTTGAGCGCTTAGACCAGGCAGACGCCCAAGCCAGAGCGTTGAGCACGCTGTTGGATTTTGCCGATGTAGGCACCGGCACCTATCTTGCCGATCTACCAGCTCAAACTCCCGCCGCAGCCCTAGCCGCTATTGCGCGCAATGCCACCGTGGACGTGATGAGCTGCGATGATGAGCTTCTAGCCGAGCTTGAGGCTGTGGCTGCCCAAGCCCAAGGCGCTATCGAGGTCTGTGCGCTTCCTGGCCCCTTGCCGGAGCCTGGTCGCCTGCGTCGGCGTTTTGATGCAGTGGTCAATGTTGATGGGGTAGAGGCCATGGATCCAGGGGCGCTGAAAACATGGCTGCATGCCTGCGAGGAGCTATTGGTTCCCGGAGGGCGTGTGGCTTTGCAAACGCTGGTGGGCACCGAGGAGCTCAAACCACTTGATAGTGCCCTAGATGTCTTGCGCGCATATCTTGCGCCCGGTTGGCACGGCCACAGCATGGAATCGCTGCTGCACGCCATGAATGCCCGGCCTGGGTTAAGGCCTCAAGAGGCATTGGTCTTTGGCGGACATTATGTAGAGGGGCTTCGCCTTCAGCGCGAGCGTTTCGAAGCACACGCGCGTGAGGCTGCTGCCTTGGGTTTTGATGCAGTGTATCGCCGTTTGTGGATTTTCCAGCTTGCGCTCAAAGAAGCCCTGCTGCGCGCAGGGCTTCTCGATGCTGTGGTGTTGAGCGCGACGTTGCAGCCGCGCAGAGGCGTTTAG
- a CDS encoding polyprenol monophosphomannose synthase, translating to MSKPSDATLVIIPTYNELENLPLITSRVREANPEVDVLIVDDNSPDGTGDAADSLAEQDDHIFVLHREGKGGLCGAYMAGFRWGLERDYQVLCEMDADGSHAPEQLHLLLEQIDDGADLVIGSRYIPGGEVVNWPKQRWLLSKGGNLYISLALGGGIKDMTAGYRAFRRQVLEYLDLDALSNAGYIFQVEVAFRVIQADFDVREVPITFTEREIGESKLDGSFVKDSLAEVTKWGVQHRAEQAQHFVQVVGGLAKHEIARFRKKWMI from the coding sequence ATGAGCAAACCTAGTGACGCCACGTTGGTGATCATCCCCACCTACAATGAGCTGGAGAATCTCCCGCTGATTACTTCTCGTGTGCGTGAGGCAAACCCTGAGGTGGATGTGCTCATCGTGGATGACAACAGCCCCGATGGCACCGGCGATGCTGCTGATTCTTTGGCCGAGCAAGACGATCACATCTTCGTGCTGCACCGCGAAGGTAAAGGCGGGCTCTGCGGGGCGTATATGGCCGGTTTCCGCTGGGGCTTGGAGCGCGATTATCAGGTGCTCTGCGAGATGGATGCCGATGGTTCCCACGCCCCTGAGCAACTGCATTTGCTGCTCGAGCAGATCGATGATGGCGCCGATTTGGTGATCGGTTCTCGCTATATTCCCGGTGGGGAAGTGGTGAACTGGCCTAAGCAGCGCTGGTTGCTTTCCAAGGGCGGCAACCTTTATATCTCCCTGGCTCTCGGCGGCGGCATTAAGGATATGACTGCGGGCTATCGAGCTTTTCGACGCCAAGTGCTCGAATACCTCGACCTGGATGCACTATCGAATGCAGGCTACATCTTCCAAGTGGAGGTGGCTTTCCGCGTGATTCAGGCCGATTTCGATGTTCGCGAAGTGCCGATCACCTTTACTGAGCGCGAAATTGGCGAATCGAAACTCGATGGCAGCTTTGTCAAGGATTCCCTGGCAGAGGTGACCAAATGGGGTGTCCAGCACCGCGCTGAGCAGGCACAACACTTCGTGCAGGTGGTTGGCGGCCTAGCCAAGCATGAGATTGCGCGTTTTCGTAAAAAGTGGATGATCTAA
- a CDS encoding RNA polymerase-binding protein RbpA produces the protein MADRVLRGSRMGAVSYETDRDHDLAPRQMVRYKTDAGEVFEVPFADDAEIPNTWLCKNGQMGTLVEGEGIEAKPAKAPRTHWDMLRERRSIEELDVLLEERIEQIRKRRRDAVRLLKQQQEEAEAEKSKE, from the coding sequence ATGGCAGATCGTGTACTACGCGGCAGCCGCATGGGTGCAGTGAGCTACGAAACTGATCGAGACCACGACCTAGCACCACGCCAGATGGTTCGCTATAAAACCGACGCAGGCGAAGTTTTCGAAGTTCCCTTTGCCGATGACGCCGAGATCCCTAACACCTGGCTGTGCAAGAACGGCCAAATGGGCACGTTGGTCGAAGGCGAAGGCATCGAGGCTAAGCCAGCCAAGGCGCCTCGTACCCACTGGGATATGTTGCGCGAGCGCCGCAGCATCGAGGAACTCGACGTGCTCTTAGAAGAGCGCATCGAGCAGATCCGCAAGCGTCGCCGTGATGCAGTGCGTCTGCTCAAACAACAGCAGGAAGAAGCTGAAGCGGAGAAATCCAAGGAATAA
- a CDS encoding low temperature requirement protein A gives MIQYLKPMRPRDPEESHRTATPLELFFDLVFVIAISIGGGHFHHALTQGHVWHGVIGFIMVFQCIWWAWMNFTWFSTSFDNDDWLFRTLTFVQMLGVLVLAVGSEAFFTGENLLVPIIGFVIMRVALISQWLRASRCGGIAAKAAKMYAAGLAFAQVLWVAWAFVPDHTRVPVFFLLTALELCIPVFAERAGRTNWHPHHITERYGLFTIILLGESLLGSAHAIADALHEHDHILPLLSLAVAGLVIAAGMWWLYFWPPHHKEIDGLARALRYGYGHAFIFAAAGAVSVGIETQVGYFSNHSELGFIGTNLAVGIPVAVFLLGVWVLLLKGRAPAPLQWAIPLAALLCLLLPIWGIAIVMAALIYLLVQNGAAKH, from the coding sequence GTGATCCAATACCTCAAACCGATGCGGCCTCGCGACCCTGAGGAATCTCACCGCACCGCAACTCCCCTCGAGCTCTTCTTTGACCTCGTCTTCGTCATCGCCATTTCTATTGGCGGCGGACATTTCCACCACGCGCTTACCCAAGGCCACGTCTGGCACGGCGTGATCGGCTTTATCATGGTCTTCCAATGCATCTGGTGGGCCTGGATGAACTTCACGTGGTTTTCCACCTCCTTTGATAATGACGACTGGCTCTTTCGCACCCTGACCTTTGTGCAGATGCTAGGCGTGCTCGTCCTCGCCGTCGGCTCCGAAGCTTTCTTCACCGGAGAAAACCTTCTTGTCCCCATCATCGGCTTCGTTATTATGCGCGTGGCGCTAATCAGCCAGTGGTTGCGCGCATCACGCTGCGGTGGCATCGCGGCAAAGGCTGCCAAAATGTACGCAGCCGGCCTCGCCTTTGCCCAGGTGCTATGGGTGGCCTGGGCCTTTGTGCCAGACCATACCCGCGTTCCGGTATTTTTCCTGCTCACAGCCCTAGAACTGTGCATTCCAGTGTTCGCAGAGCGTGCAGGCCGCACCAATTGGCACCCGCACCACATCACCGAACGCTATGGGCTTTTCACCATCATCTTGCTTGGCGAATCGTTGCTCGGCTCAGCCCATGCCATCGCCGATGCGCTGCACGAACACGACCACATCCTGCCACTGCTATCGCTGGCTGTTGCAGGCTTAGTTATTGCAGCCGGAATGTGGTGGCTGTATTTCTGGCCCCCACACCACAAAGAGATCGACGGCCTAGCACGCGCGCTTCGATACGGCTACGGCCACGCCTTCATCTTCGCCGCAGCAGGTGCCGTATCCGTGGGTATCGAAACCCAAGTCGGCTACTTTAGCAACCACAGTGAGCTCGGCTTTATCGGCACCAATCTCGCCGTGGGCATCCCAGTTGCCGTGTTCCTACTCGGCGTGTGGGTGCTATTGCTCAAAGGTCGCGCACCCGCACCGCTTCAGTGGGCTATCCCCTTAGCTGCCCTACTGTGTTTGTTGCTGCCAATTTGGGGCATCGCGATTGTGATGGCTGCGCTGATTTATCTGCTCGTCCAAAACGGTGCCGCGAAGCACTAA
- a CDS encoding FAD-binding and (Fe-S)-binding domain-containing protein yields MKRLLSPQPATIGQPAGSTPEPDAAPASLRHGSDPKLVDDLETILSKEQVLARASDLIAFASDASPYRRIPSVVVQPRNEAELSALMRYASKHHRTITFRAAGTSLNGQAATEDILVDLKRYFTGMRVLNQGTQLWTKPGVILGDAQAVLARSGVMLGPDPGSTAVATIGGVLANNAGGMRCSVDRDSYHSVASMRVVLPSGNVIDTGESDAAFQAKEPALHAELLRIRDEIRNDEALCQLLKKKFSIRNTNGIRLDAFIDEETPVRILNKLMVSSEGIFGAITEATINTVPLPKHKAMAWVMLPDLRDAAQFVAPIMQAGALACELLVAPVLQKAVGNFPAADPAWADLPTKAAALLVELGGRDEEALEACISATTEALEGAELLSPLNFERSEAAMRGAWQIRNGLFGLLGSNRPQGTAMITEDVCFPPEQVGDGAADLLDLLAEFGYPEMVMGHAAFGNLHFFLLPNLAQEEDRAQYAEFLDRMSAIVIDKYQGSLKAEHGTGVNMAPFLLREWGERAWELMWDVKRAIDPLGILAPNIKLTRNQHLHLEHFKSLPKVEDEINDCVECGFCEPVCPSRQVTITPRQRIVLRREMARQAPSSPLLATLQEQFQYDGIDMCAADGSCAIACPVSIDTGKVMKQFRNAQASPIAAKTALRGAKKWAVVEQLVRGGLVSAKVLGASTLDMAARIGRNVINPDVLPSVPGPLPLPAQALPHTTREGATAVYFPACINRMFGNSAQASPDHLPLPHAIVELGRRAGVPVWIPEDVAGDCCGTPWSSKGYKEGFEYQARTLALDLLRWSDEGQIPVIVDAASCTHGMITQMQEVLEPSLRTRLEAVEILDVVEWLHRSVIEHLPIVEDFGRIAVHPTCSVQHMQQAEMLLAVANRCGNAVVPDGAGCCGSAGDRVMLHPELSQSATMQEAESLKAGNFDAFVASNRTCEMGLEMVCGEVFEHVAVLLERASRPVVSP; encoded by the coding sequence ATGAAACGCTTGCTCAGCCCGCAACCTGCCACCATCGGCCAACCAGCAGGGTCTACACCTGAACCAGATGCAGCACCCGCCTCGCTTCGCCACGGCAGCGATCCGAAGTTGGTGGACGATCTTGAAACAATACTTTCAAAAGAGCAGGTATTAGCCCGTGCAAGCGATTTGATCGCTTTTGCATCCGATGCCTCACCCTATAGGCGCATTCCTTCCGTGGTGGTGCAACCTCGCAATGAGGCTGAGCTTTCTGCGCTCATGCGCTACGCCAGCAAGCACCACCGCACCATCACCTTCCGTGCTGCCGGCACCTCTTTAAATGGCCAAGCAGCAACCGAAGACATCCTCGTGGATCTCAAACGGTATTTCACCGGGATGCGCGTGTTAAACCAAGGCACCCAACTTTGGACCAAGCCCGGAGTAATTCTGGGCGATGCCCAAGCCGTGCTCGCTCGAAGCGGCGTCATGTTAGGACCAGACCCAGGTTCTACTGCCGTAGCCACCATCGGCGGCGTGCTTGCCAATAATGCCGGCGGTATGCGCTGCAGCGTGGATCGCGATAGCTACCACAGCGTGGCCTCAATGCGTGTGGTGCTGCCCAGCGGCAATGTGATCGACACCGGCGAAAGCGATGCTGCCTTCCAGGCCAAAGAGCCTGCGCTTCATGCCGAGTTGCTGCGCATCCGCGATGAGATCCGCAATGATGAAGCGTTGTGCCAACTGCTGAAAAAGAAGTTTTCGATCCGCAATACCAACGGCATTCGCCTCGATGCATTTATCGACGAAGAAACTCCCGTCCGGATCCTTAATAAACTCATGGTCAGCTCCGAGGGCATCTTCGGGGCTATCACCGAGGCCACCATCAACACCGTGCCGTTGCCAAAGCATAAGGCCATGGCGTGGGTGATGCTGCCTGATCTGCGCGATGCCGCACAGTTTGTTGCCCCGATCATGCAGGCAGGCGCATTGGCCTGTGAGCTACTGGTGGCACCGGTGCTCCAAAAGGCAGTAGGCAACTTCCCTGCTGCCGATCCGGCCTGGGCTGACCTTCCCACCAAAGCTGCAGCCTTGCTGGTAGAACTCGGTGGCCGCGACGAGGAAGCATTAGAAGCCTGCATCAGTGCCACTACCGAGGCACTCGAGGGCGCTGAGCTGTTATCGCCATTGAATTTTGAACGCAGCGAGGCTGCCATGCGCGGCGCATGGCAGATCCGCAATGGGCTGTTTGGTCTTTTGGGTTCCAACCGCCCCCAAGGCACCGCGATGATCACCGAGGACGTGTGCTTCCCGCCGGAGCAAGTAGGTGATGGCGCCGCGGATCTATTAGATCTATTGGCGGAATTTGGCTATCCAGAAATGGTGATGGGCCACGCGGCTTTTGGCAATCTGCACTTCTTCCTATTACCAAACCTGGCACAAGAAGAAGACCGCGCACAGTACGCCGAGTTTCTTGATCGCATGAGCGCCATCGTCATTGATAAGTACCAGGGTTCACTCAAAGCCGAACACGGCACTGGCGTGAATATGGCGCCCTTTTTGCTCCGCGAATGGGGTGAGCGTGCCTGGGAGCTGATGTGGGACGTGAAACGTGCAATAGACCCTTTGGGCATCTTGGCTCCCAATATCAAGCTCACGCGCAATCAACACCTCCACCTAGAGCACTTCAAGAGCCTGCCCAAGGTAGAAGACGAGATCAATGACTGCGTGGAGTGCGGTTTTTGCGAGCCAGTATGCCCCTCTAGGCAAGTGACCATCACCCCGCGCCAGCGCATCGTGTTAAGAAGAGAAATGGCGCGCCAAGCTCCCAGCTCTCCCCTGCTTGCTACCTTGCAAGAACAGTTCCAATATGACGGCATTGATATGTGCGCAGCCGATGGATCCTGTGCCATCGCATGTCCGGTCAGCATTGATACCGGCAAGGTGATGAAGCAATTCCGCAATGCCCAGGCCTCGCCTATTGCTGCAAAAACGGCGCTGCGTGGTGCAAAGAAGTGGGCGGTAGTAGAACAACTGGTCCGTGGCGGCTTAGTCAGCGCCAAGGTCCTCGGTGCCTCCACCCTGGATATGGCTGCCAGGATTGGGCGCAATGTGATCAACCCCGACGTGCTTCCCAGCGTGCCAGGCCCACTGCCGCTGCCAGCCCAAGCACTCCCGCACACCACACGCGAAGGGGCGACGGCGGTGTATTTCCCAGCGTGTATCAACCGCATGTTTGGCAATTCAGCCCAGGCCAGCCCCGATCACCTCCCATTGCCCCACGCCATCGTGGAACTTGGAAGGCGCGCCGGTGTGCCGGTGTGGATCCCCGAAGATGTCGCCGGTGATTGTTGTGGCACCCCGTGGTCGTCGAAAGGCTATAAAGAAGGCTTTGAATACCAGGCACGGACCTTAGCGCTTGATCTGCTGCGGTGGAGCGATGAGGGCCAGATACCGGTGATTGTCGATGCCGCAAGCTGCACCCACGGCATGATCACGCAGATGCAAGAGGTACTAGAGCCTAGCCTGCGTACAAGGCTTGAGGCCGTAGAGATTCTCGACGTGGTGGAATGGCTCCATCGCAGCGTGATCGAGCATCTGCCCATCGTGGAAGATTTTGGCAGGATCGCAGTCCACCCCACATGCTCGGTCCAGCACATGCAGCAAGCTGAGATGCTGCTGGCCGTGGCCAATCGCTGTGGTAACGCCGTGGTGCCCGATGGCGCCGGGTGTTGTGGCAGCGCGGGCGATCGCGTGATGTTGCACCCAGAGCTTAGCCAATCAGCCACCATGCAAGAGGCCGAATCCTTGAAGGCCGGCAATTTTGATGCCTTTGTGGCTTCTAATCGCACCTGTGAGATGGGTTTGGAAATGGTGTGTGGCGAGGTGTTCGAGCATGTGGCGGTGTTGCTGGAAAGAGCTTCAAGGCCGGTAGTGTCTCCTTAG
- a CDS encoding YceI family protein, whose translation MEKRRKSVVITMVIAIIVLALFAVGMVLYQLFTGPGIKTEELDASKAKPATTDINGVWHVVYGQAPNHSSVGFTFEESLPAEDKVTSGSTTHVEGQATVENEKLVSGRFVVDMTQVSTDVEKRDINVRTKIFKTDEHPEATYEVAGPVDLSEVDDQANVAELKIPGTLSIKGKSQDVDPTFKVVRDGDKIIISTTIRINRNDFGVESPEFVAAQIAEEGDVNVLLTLEK comes from the coding sequence ATGGAAAAAAGGCGCAAGTCCGTGGTGATCACGATGGTGATCGCCATTATTGTGTTAGCCCTGTTTGCTGTAGGTATGGTGCTTTACCAGCTCTTTACCGGCCCCGGCATTAAAACAGAAGAGTTGGATGCCTCCAAGGCCAAGCCTGCCACCACTGATATCAATGGTGTGTGGCATGTAGTCTATGGGCAGGCACCGAACCATAGTTCGGTTGGCTTTACCTTTGAAGAGTCCTTGCCTGCAGAAGATAAGGTGACCTCAGGATCAACCACCCACGTTGAAGGCCAAGCGACTGTTGAAAATGAGAAGCTTGTATCGGGCCGTTTTGTTGTTGATATGACACAAGTATCGACCGATGTGGAAAAGCGCGATATCAACGTCCGCACCAAAATCTTCAAAACTGATGAACACCCCGAGGCAACCTACGAGGTTGCAGGCCCTGTGGATCTCTCTGAGGTCGATGATCAAGCCAACGTGGCCGAGCTGAAGATTCCCGGCACCTTGAGCATTAAGGGTAAGTCTCAGGATGTCGATCCAACGTTCAAGGTGGTTCGCGATGGAGACAAGATCATTATTTCTACAACCATCCGAATCAATCGCAATGACTTTGGTGTGGAAAGCCCAGAGTTCGTGGCAGCACAGATCGCTGAGGAAGGCGATGTGAACGTCCTGCTCACGTTGGAGAAGTAA
- the lnt gene encoding apolipoprotein N-acyltransferase, whose translation MSAKPSRAKPVLNIVWRTIVSALAGVCIYASYEPLGWWWAALLGIALLITSLYQTSWRLGAFLGFCHAMVLYVLLLPWIGEFVGIGPYLALCVFLSLFSLALGAVAPALLRLRGGGLAFAMVYMLVEFVRSHIPFGGFAWVRLAWGQIDGPLALLAPLGGPALVSAAAAVLGACIWQGVRAVVAKPRRFQMLGGVAAVLLLLSAWPLIRPERAADLGTVTVAAVQGNVPRLGLDFNAQRMAVLENHAHATEGIDQPIDVAIWPENSADVDPFADPRASKLIQDATDHVQAPVLVGAVTSDEVGARNQVVAFDAQGNPGEYHNKKYLQPFGEWMPWRDFFRFFSEKVDLAGDFKAGDGDGVIHVDAALLGRNIAIGIATCYEVAFDAAGRDAVKAGAQVLATPTNNATFGFSDMTYQQLAMSRMRALELDRAVVVPATSGVSAIVQPDGSVVQQSRIFEQAVLIDQLPLRNTLTPAVHIGRGIELGLAMIGAICLCIPWLARSRNRR comes from the coding sequence GTGAGCGCTAAACCTTCTCGCGCCAAACCTGTGCTGAACATTGTTTGGCGCACCATTGTTAGTGCCCTCGCCGGGGTGTGCATCTATGCCTCCTATGAGCCTTTAGGCTGGTGGTGGGCAGCGTTGCTCGGCATTGCGTTGCTGATTACCAGCTTGTATCAAACCTCTTGGCGCTTAGGCGCATTCTTAGGGTTTTGCCACGCCATGGTGCTCTACGTCTTGCTGCTGCCTTGGATTGGCGAGTTCGTCGGCATCGGCCCCTATTTGGCGCTGTGCGTATTCTTAAGCCTGTTTTCTTTGGCCCTCGGCGCGGTGGCACCTGCGCTGTTGCGCCTGCGCGGCGGTGGTTTGGCTTTTGCCATGGTGTACATGCTGGTGGAGTTTGTTCGCTCCCACATCCCCTTCGGCGGCTTTGCTTGGGTGCGCCTGGCTTGGGGCCAGATTGATGGCCCGCTTGCTCTCCTTGCGCCACTGGGTGGTCCTGCATTAGTCAGCGCTGCTGCGGCGGTGTTGGGTGCGTGTATCTGGCAAGGGGTGCGCGCCGTGGTGGCCAAGCCTCGCCGCTTCCAGATGCTCGGTGGCGTCGCTGCGGTGTTGTTGCTTTTAAGTGCCTGGCCGCTTATTCGTCCCGAGCGAGCAGCAGACCTCGGCACCGTCACCGTGGCTGCGGTTCAGGGCAATGTGCCGCGCTTGGGGCTGGACTTTAATGCTCAGCGCATGGCGGTACTGGAAAACCACGCCCATGCCACTGAGGGCATTGATCAGCCCATTGATGTGGCGATTTGGCCGGAAAACTCCGCGGATGTTGATCCCTTTGCCGATCCGCGCGCATCGAAACTCATCCAAGATGCCACTGATCACGTCCAGGCACCTGTGTTGGTTGGTGCGGTCACCAGCGATGAAGTTGGGGCTCGCAACCAGGTGGTGGCCTTCGATGCTCAAGGCAACCCAGGGGAGTACCACAATAAGAAGTATCTGCAGCCTTTTGGCGAGTGGATGCCTTGGCGCGATTTCTTCCGTTTCTTTTCTGAGAAGGTGGATCTCGCTGGTGATTTCAAAGCCGGCGATGGTGATGGCGTGATCCACGTGGATGCGGCCCTTTTAGGCAGAAACATCGCCATTGGCATTGCCACTTGCTATGAGGTGGCCTTCGATGCAGCAGGCCGCGATGCGGTCAAAGCTGGCGCGCAAGTATTGGCCACCCCAACGAACAACGCCACCTTCGGCTTTAGTGATATGACCTACCAGCAATTGGCTATGAGCAGGATGCGCGCTTTAGAGCTCGATCGTGCGGTGGTGGTGCCAGCCACCAGTGGTGTGTCGGCCATTGTGCAGCCTGATGGCTCGGTAGTGCAGCAAAGCAGGATCTTTGAGCAGGCAGTTTTAATTGATCAACTACCGCTGCGAAACACGTTGACTCCCGCGGTGCATATCGGCCGCGGGATCGAGCTGGGGTTGGCTATGATAGGTGCTATCTGTCTGTGTATTCCATGGTTAGCAAGGAGCAGGAACCGCCGATGA